Genomic window (Polaribacter batillariae):
AATCTTAAAAGATATAAAGATACTGAACGATTTTATTGTGGAAATAGCTTTTTTAGAAAACGCACAATCAAATCAAAACAGATTTTAACATTTATAGCTCCCTGTATATTTGGGAATAAAAAAGCTAAGTTTAGATTTATACTTGGAAGAAATTATAAGAATAACAATCTTGCTATTTGTTCTAATGAATTTGAAGGATTTATTGATGAAAAATTGATTGAAATGTAAATACTATGGCTAACACTGTATAAACTTTATTGCTGCTAAATTTTTCCTTCGGAAAAATACGCAGACACAAAGTTGTTTAATAATTTGCTTATTTTTAGCATAATAAAAACGCCCTAGATTCAAATGCTAGTGCAAGTTTTTGATAGGATTTTCCTACGGGTTTTACCCCGTTAGGAAAAGTCCAAAAAAAGTCAAAGATTTGTGATATGAACTACAAACAATTAACTTTCGAACAAAGGTACTCAATAGAATTAATGCTTAAGGCAAAAATTAGTAAAAAAGAGATTATTAAATCACTTTGTATTAATGAAAGTACTTTTTATAGAGAATTGAAAAGGAACTCAAAACCTAGGACTTATAGTGCTAAACACGCACAAAAATTAGCTGATGAGCGTAAAAAAGAAGGCCATTATAAGACTATTTTTTCAACGGAAATGAAAAAAATAATCAAAGAAAAAATGATTAAATTTCAATGGTCTCCAGAACAGATAGTTGGTTGGTGTAAACTTAAAGCAATACAGATGGTCTCTCACGAGCGAATTTACCAATATGTTTGGCAAGATAAAAGACAAGGAGGATTGCTTTATAAAGAACTACGAACAGGTCAAAAAAAATATAAAAAAAGGTATGGAAGTAAATCCAATAGAGGACAAATACCCGATAAAGTGTCTATAGAAAAACGTCCAAAAATTGTAGAACTCAAAGAAAGAGTAGGTGATTTAGAATCTGATTTAATTATAGGAAAAGACCATAAAGGAGCTTTATTAACCATTGTAGATCGCTATTCTAGTTTTTTATGGATTGAAAATGTGACAGGAAAAAAAGCAGATATGATTACAAAAATGACTATAAACACTTTAGCACCACATAAAAAATGGGTTCGAACAATTACCAATGATAATGGAAAAGAGTTTGCAGGACATAAAAAAATAGCAGAAAAATTAAATTGTGATGTCTATTTTGCTCACCCTTATAGCTCTTGGGAACGTGGACTTAACGAGTATACGAACAAACTTATCAGACAATATTTCCCAAAAAATGAACACTTGGATAATGTCAAACAAAAGGATATTTTTGAAACGGTAAACAAACTCAATAATAGACCAAGAAAAAAGTTAGGATACAGAACCCCTAAAGAGGTTTTTTATCAATTTATTAACCAAAATCAAAAACTTGCACTTGGTACTTGAATCTACGCGCAACAAAGCTTATACTAAAACGTCAGACTGTCTAAAAACTTTCATTAATTTTATTGGTAAAAAAGTAAAAATTTCATATCTTTAAGTATGGAATATATCGCACGAACCCCTCGTAATCAACTCGGATTTTTCCCCACCGCCTTGGACCACATGATCGATAAGGATAACAGCGTTCGAGCCATTGACATTTTTGTAGATAGCTTGGATTTATCCCAGTTTGATTTGACCAAGAATGCCCAAACGGGAAGGCCTTCTTACAACCCCGCCGATTTACTCAAACTCTTCATCTATGGCTACATGAACCGCATGCGCTTCTTGTAAATCTGAATTAGGGGTTATTTCTTCTGTTTTTTCGCAATTCCATAATACTAAGGAAATTCCAAAGAAAAATACCCCTATTTTTAAAAGTTTAGTTAATTTGTTTTTTTTCATTTTCATAAATTTAGTGATTATTTGTTTTCAACAAACATAAAGCATAAAAAAGTACTTGTCAATCCCTGAAGACCGTATATTTTTTGCCTCCCTGAATTCAGGGATGCTTATCCCTGAGCTCAGGGATAGCGAGTTTTTAATTTCTTGGCTATAAGTTGTTTATAAAATTGTTTTTTCAGCCTAAATTATAATCAACCTGAGTTCGATTAATAAATTGTCAACTGATTAGACTTTACAGTCTGATATTTTATAGCAGGTTTTTTTGGTAAAAAGCTATATGCAATAAGACCTGCGATTATGTTTGACAAGAAATTAGTAAAACTTCTATGTCTAGAATGTTCAATTTGACAAATATTTTTGAGTTCGTCATTTACGGTTTCAATAACAGAGCGTTTACGCAGTAAAATTTTATCACTCATTGTCATTAAAGAATTCTTCATATTGTTTTTAATATGAGTAATTAAATGCAATCCATCAGCAAAAAGTAACTGCATTAAATCTTTTCCAACATAACCTTTGTCCGCATATAACTTATACCATTTAAACATTAAAAACGTTATAAAAAGATTTTAGATAAAATTCATATCCGGTTATAGACTTAATGGTATTATTATCCATTTGATAAACTAGGTGCTCTATTTTGGATTCTAGTATCTCTAAAGTGTCATAAATTTTCATTGCGATTTTACTTTTAAGGTATTGCCAAACTTTTTCAGCTGGATTTAGTTCAGGGCAATATGCAGGGATAGGTAATAAAATAATATTATCAGGCAATTTTACATCTTTAGTAGCGTGGAAAGCTGCATTGTCAATAATTACAATTTTTAGTTCCAAAGGATTACAGGCACTTAAGTCTGTTAAATACTCAATAAAAAAGTCTTTACACACAGTATCTGTTAGCATGCAGAAACTCTCACCGGTAATGGGTGAAAAACTTCCCCATAGCCATTTACTCTGATAACTATGTTTGTATTTTGCTATAGGTTTAACGCCTTTAGCTGTAATGACTCTTTTTTGTTTGATTATTAATCCAAAACGAGATTCATCTTGAAAAAATAAATTGACCGATTCAAAGTTATTTTTATTTAGTTTTGTTCTAAATAATTTAAAAGTGTTTTCTAGGTTTTTTAAAAACCATTTCGGCTTTCAGGTCTTTTTTATAGTGTGACTTTCTTGATACTTTTAGCTTAGACTTATGTTTTCGCCTACAATGTGCATAAAGTGCACCATAATTTATCATCTCTGATAAATCTTCGGCTATATGAGCTTGTAACTCTATATAGGAAGTTATGGTGGTATCGCTATTGGATAATGTCTTGGAGATATAGGCTTTTGCTCTATCAGAAATATGAACGGTATTATTACCTCCGCTATGTATTTCTAATAAATTTGAAAGGCCTCCTGTTTCATAGTCTTTAATCCAATTGCCTATGGTGGTTGGACGTCTGCCAAGCTTCTTTGCGATCGCATTACGATAGATGTATTTCCCGGACTTTATGTAGTATAACATTTTTAAACGATCTCTTCGTAATTCTGTAGTAGTAGACTCATATAGTTTTCGCAATTCAACAGATTCTTCTTTAATGGATAAGGTAATTTTTTTGGCATATTGAAAGATAATAAATTTTATCCCGAAAGATAGTAAATATTATATTGAATTCAAAGTTTAAATGGTATTACCATAAATTTTATCTAAAAAAGACTTCTTTTTTAATGGCGTTCTATCATCAACATTAGCTTGGGTTATGCAGAAGTTTAGGATTTCACCTTTATCATTTATAACGATATGCAATTTAAAGCCATGGAACCATCCTATAGTGGATTTTCCAGTGGTTGCAATGCCTTTAAATACTTTATTATTCTTAATTCGTTTGGGGCTGCAAACTCTAACAGGTGTAGAATCTACAAAAGAAATACCCGTAGAATTACCTAAACAACATGTCTTTAAAAATAAAGTCATTGGCATGAGGTTTTGCTGCATGAGTTCTGTAAATCTATTGTATGAAACTGTAGCTGGGAAATCATCTTGCATATGCTTTTGCAAGTAATACACGTAAAAGTGTTTAAAGGTCCTAAAACCACTAAGCTGAAACAAAATGGTAATGGTAATTACCTCGCTATTTGACATAACACTGGGACGTTTTGATGGATTGCCTAAAAGGTGTTTACTGACTATTTGGTCATATTCTTTACAAAATTCATCAACAAGACAGAAAATTTCAGTAATTTTAGAGTAGATTATCATAGATAGATTTTTAGATTAATAAATTGAAATTCAATACTTTAATTTACTGAAAATCTATCTTTTTTACTAGAAAAAAATGCCTAAATTTTAATCGAACTCAGGTTAATCAAAAAATGGTTTTAAAAATACCAAGAACTGTAAAAAGGTAGATTTTTGTTTTAAAGTGAAAAATTGATTAAGGTTAAGGTTTATGAAGATATTTTTGTAGAAAATAAATGGTTAAAACAGAGTAACTAATCTTACACAAGTATATTCTTATAAGAATTTACAAAAAAATTAGCCACAAATTTTAAAAATTGTGGCTAAATAAAAAAAATTGAAACCAACTGTCTTTTAGGAGGAACTAAAAAAGGAGTTTCGCTGGTTTTATTTTGAGCTAAAAAAATCAAAAAACAAAATGTTGTATTTAGATTCGCGTTTCCTTGGGAATGATAATTACAACGGAAACCCCAAAGCAGAACCTCGAGGAATTCTTTTCGATAAAATGTTATAAAAACGGAATTTTTAAAACTCAGATATTGTTTTCTTAATAATAGAAATACAATCCATTAACTGCTCCTCTGTCATTACCAAAGGTGGTGCAAAACGAATAATATTGCCATGTGTTGGTTTTGCTAATAAGCCATTATCACGAAGTTTAATACAAATATCCCAAGCAGTAGAACTGTCTTCAGAATCGTTAATTAAAATTGCATTTAACAGTCCTTTTCCTCTTACAGATTCTACTAAATGATTGTTTTTACAAAACTCACTTAACTCTGCTCTAAAAATTTTACCTAATCGATCTGCATTTATGGCTAATTTTTCGTCGGCAACTACTTCTAAAGCAGCCATTGCAACAGCAGCAGCAATAGGGTTACCTCCAAAAGTAGAACCATGGTTTCCAGGACGAATTACATTCATAACATTATCATTTGCTAAAACTGCAGAAACGGGATATGCTCCTCCAGAAAGTGCTTTCCCAAGAATTAAAACATCTGGTTTTACTTCTGGCGTACCAGAACAATTTTTCTCAGGACAAGAACAGTTTCCACAAGTTGCTAATAAACGCCCCGTTCTTGCAATTCCTGTTTGTACTTCATCTGCAATAAATAAAACATTATGGTCTTCGCACATTTTCTTTGCCGCCGCTAAATACCCTTCAGAAGGTACATAAACACCAGCTTCACCTTGAATTGGTTCTACCAAAAATGCAGCAATATTGTTACTGCTTTCTAATGCTTCTTGTAATTCTTGTAAATTATCGTATTCAATTTTTAGAAAACCTTTAGTATAGGGACCAAAGTTTTTACGCGCAACAGGATCGTTAGAAAACGAAATAATTGTGGTTGTTCTTCCGTGAAAATTATTTTCACAAACAATAATTTGCGCTTTATTCTCATCAATACCTTTTACTTCGTAGGCCCATTTTCTAGCAATTTTTAAAGCAGTTTCTACAGCTTCTGCACCTGTATTCATTGGTAGTAATTTATCGAAACCAAAAAAATCGGTTGCAAATTTCTCGTACTTGCCCAACATATCATTATAAAATGCACGCGAAGTTAAAGTTAATGTTTTTGCTTGATTCGTCATTGCATCTACAATCTTAGGATGACAATGCCCTTGATTTACAGCAGAATAAGCTGATAAAAAATCGTAATATTTTTTCCCTTCCACATCCCAAACATGCACGCCTTCTCCTCTACTCAAAACCACTGGAAGTGGATGATAGTTGTGCGCACCATACTTGTTTTCTAATTCGATTGCTTCTTGCGAAGTTAATTTGTCTAAAACAGCCATTTTTATTGTTTTAAAATTTATAAAAAAAACCATTCCTGTTCTACCTTTATTCTTCTGACAAGTAATCAGAAATTCAGCGTGGGAAAGAAATCATCCCCAGATTTTTGCAAAAATAGCAAAAAAAGTGACTTTTTAAGAGATTAAGTGTCAGAATATTGAACTAAAATCGAAAAAAAATGGATCAACTATTACAATCTTACAACCAAATTACAGGAACTTTAGGCAGACCTTTTTCTGCACTTATTATTATTATTTTAGGATGGTTTATAGCAAGTCTTCTTAAAAGAGTTACCAAAAAAATTGCAAACAGTACAGGTTTAAACAAATCTTTAAGCAGTAGTAAAATAAGATTTGGCGAACTGGTAGGAAAAATTGTTTACTTATTAGTAATGATTTTTGTTTTTATGCTTGCATTAGACACCCTTGGCATGACCAACGTTTTAGAACCCGTTAAAGGTTTATTAAACGGTTTTACAGGATTTATACCAAATATTGTTGGCGCATGTTTAGTAGGTTACATTGGCTATATGTTGGCAACAATCGTATCTGAATTAGTAGGTTTATCTGGCGATACGATAAGAAAATTTGCACCAAAATTAAGGCTTCCAGAAAACATAAATATCGTTTCTATTTTACAGAAAATTGTATTTATTTTTATATTTATTCCACTATTAATAGCTGCATTAAATATTTTAAATATCAACTCAATTTCAGACCCAGCAACCAGTATGCTAGAGAGTTTTTTCGAAGCAATTCCAAGAATATTAGTAGCAACACTTATTATAATTATTTTTGCAGTTGGAG
Coding sequences:
- the rocD gene encoding ornithine--oxo-acid transaminase, producing MAVLDKLTSQEAIELENKYGAHNYHPLPVVLSRGEGVHVWDVEGKKYYDFLSAYSAVNQGHCHPKIVDAMTNQAKTLTLTSRAFYNDMLGKYEKFATDFFGFDKLLPMNTGAEAVETALKIARKWAYEVKGIDENKAQIIVCENNFHGRTTTIISFSNDPVARKNFGPYTKGFLKIEYDNLQELQEALESSNNIAAFLVEPIQGEAGVYVPSEGYLAAAKKMCEDHNVLFIADEVQTGIARTGRLLATCGNCSCPEKNCSGTPEVKPDVLILGKALSGGAYPVSAVLANDNVMNVIRPGNHGSTFGGNPIAAAVAMAALEVVADEKLAINADRLGKIFRAELSEFCKNNHLVESVRGKGLLNAILINDSEDSSTAWDICIKLRDNGLLAKPTHGNIIRFAPPLVMTEEQLMDCISIIKKTISEF
- a CDS encoding mechanosensitive ion channel translates to MDQLLQSYNQITGTLGRPFSALIIIILGWFIASLLKRVTKKIANSTGLNKSLSSSKIRFGELVGKIVYLLVMIFVFMLALDTLGMTNVLEPVKGLLNGFTGFIPNIVGACLVGYIGYMLATIVSELVGLSGDTIRKFAPKLRLPENINIVSILQKIVFIFIFIPLLIAALNILNINSISDPATSMLESFFEAIPRILVATLIIIIFAVGGKFLSELLRDLLDSLNVNQVLRTAGVNSIVGKTNIEKLIANIVYAFIILFGLITAIEKLEFDKLSEIMETVVNLGGNILFGLIILAIGNWISNLAKNSFLKSDDNKFVASIIRVAILAIFLAIGLRRMGIADDIINLAFGITLGAVALTVVLSFGLGGREAAGKQMSKILEKFNNNKTLNS
- a CDS encoding IS30 family transposase yields the protein MNYKQLTFEQRYSIELMLKAKISKKEIIKSLCINESTFYRELKRNSKPRTYSAKHAQKLADERKKEGHYKTIFSTEMKKIIKEKMIKFQWSPEQIVGWCKLKAIQMVSHERIYQYVWQDKRQGGLLYKELRTGQKKYKKRYGSKSNRGQIPDKVSIEKRPKIVELKERVGDLESDLIIGKDHKGALLTIVDRYSSFLWIENVTGKKADMITKMTINTLAPHKKWVRTITNDNGKEFAGHKKIAEKLNCDVYFAHPYSSWERGLNEYTNKLIRQYFPKNEHLDNVKQKDIFETVNKLNNRPRKKLGYRTPKEVFYQFINQNQKLALGT
- a CDS encoding helix-turn-helix domain-containing protein — protein: MLYYIKSGKYIYRNAIAKKLGRRPTTIGNWIKDYETGGLSNLLEIHSGGNNTVHISDRAKAYISKTLSNSDTTITSYIELQAHIAEDLSEMINYGALYAHCRRKHKSKLKVSRKSHYKKDLKAEMVFKKPRKHF